Proteins from one Lepidochelys kempii isolate rLepKem1 chromosome 6, rLepKem1.hap2, whole genome shotgun sequence genomic window:
- the LOC140912227 gene encoding uncharacterized protein has product MAITFHNQRVVDSALTDHAVFLRENDGLSRRMVDCLTMDPNAMAEQFEEQRRWLLGRCREEMREPEKETLLMALEAEMNQEAETFLETYRRRYQHHTTNQRAMDRARRDHADFLREKQDGLSQRMADCLTVDPSAMAEQFMEQRRSLLERCQKEMKEPEETLMTALKAELTREAETFLGTYRRHYQSHNINQRVMDRARQDHADFLREKDGLSQRMGECLTVTPSAMAEQFVEKRRSLLGRCREEMKEPEETLLTAVEAELTREADIFLETSRERYLCHLTNLGQKLGQGLILLLAAKSSFRH; this is encoded by the exons ATGGCCATCACCTTCCACAACCAGAGAGTCGTGGACAGCGCCCTCACAGACCACGCTGTGTTTCTGAGGGAGAAC GACGGCCTGTCCCGGCGCATGGTCGACTGTCTGACGATGGATCCGAACGCAATGGCAGAGCAGTTCGAGGAGCAGCGCAGGTGGCTGCTGGGGCGGTGCCGGGAGGAGATGAGGGAGCCAGAGAAGGAGACCCTGCTGATGGCCCTAGAGGCGGAGATGAATCAGGAGGCCGAGACTTTCCTGGAGACCTACCGAAGGCGCTATCAGCATCACACCACCAACCAGAGAGCCATGGACAGAGCCCGCAGAGACCACGCTGACTTTCTGAGGGAGAAG caggacggcCTGTCCCAGCGCATGGCCGACTGTCTGACGGTGGATCCGAGCGCAATGGCGGAGCAGTTTATGGAGCAGCGCAGGTCGCTCCTGGAGCGGTGTCAGAAGGAGATGAAGGAGCCGGAGGAGACCCTGATGACGGCGCTAAAGGCGGAGTTGACTCGGGAGGCCGAGACCTTCCTTGGGACCTACCGAAGACACTATCAGAGTCACAACATCAACCAGAGAGTCATGGATAGAGCCCGCCAAGACCACGCTGACTTTCTGAGGGAGAAG GACGGCCTGTCCCAGCGCATGGGCGAGTGTCTGACGGTGACGCCGAGTGCAAtggcggagcagttcgtggagaAGCGCAGGTCGCTGCTGGGGCGGTGccgggaggagatgaaggagccgGAGGAGACCCTGCTGACGGCGGTGGAAGCGGAGCTGACTCGAGAGGCCGACATCTTCCTGGAGACCTCCAGAGAGCGCTATCTGTGTCACTTAACCAATCTGGGCCAGaagttggggcaggggctgatATTGTTGTTGGCAGCGAAGTCAAGTTTTCGTCACTGA